One Candidatus Hydrogenedentota bacterium genomic region harbors:
- a CDS encoding haloacid dehalogenase-like hydrolase: MSDKGLFLQNVIAVIWDFDRTLSPQYMQKPLFEAYDVDETTFWDQVGKLPAFYKRAGIHVQRDTCYLGHILSYVRAGRFKGLTNAKLRGLGKSITFYRGLPFFLDRLKAIVKEPQFVEGDLRLEHYVVSTGLAEVIRGSEIAEKLDGVWASEFIEASAEPDTDLSGTPAAGEITQIATLLDNTTKTRALFEINKGVNKEPSINVNDTIPEEERRVPFKNMIYVADGPSDIPSFSVVRKHGGLAFAVYKPRSQRHYEQALMLQETDRVDMIGPADYREGSSTDMWFQSQIRKIATRMLDERRRALESKVRKEPVHLAEIQRQKREKEKETKQ, encoded by the coding sequence GTGTCTGATAAGGGATTGTTTCTGCAGAACGTAATCGCGGTAATCTGGGATTTTGACCGTACGCTGTCGCCGCAGTACATGCAGAAGCCGTTGTTCGAGGCGTACGACGTGGACGAGACCACTTTCTGGGACCAGGTCGGCAAGCTGCCTGCGTTCTATAAACGCGCGGGCATTCACGTGCAGCGGGACACGTGTTATCTGGGCCACATTCTCTCCTACGTGCGTGCGGGGCGGTTTAAGGGGCTCACGAACGCGAAACTGCGGGGACTCGGCAAGAGCATCACATTTTACAGGGGGTTGCCGTTCTTTCTTGATCGTCTGAAAGCGATCGTAAAGGAACCGCAATTCGTAGAAGGCGATTTGCGGCTCGAGCATTATGTGGTGAGTACGGGACTTGCTGAGGTTATCCGCGGCTCGGAAATCGCCGAGAAACTCGACGGTGTATGGGCATCGGAATTCATCGAAGCGTCTGCCGAGCCCGACACTGACCTCTCCGGCACGCCCGCGGCGGGCGAGATCACCCAGATCGCCACCCTTCTCGACAACACGACCAAGACCCGGGCGTTGTTTGAGATAAACAAGGGTGTCAACAAAGAACCAAGCATCAACGTGAACGACACGATCCCCGAGGAGGAACGCCGGGTGCCTTTCAAGAATATGATCTATGTCGCGGACGGTCCAAGTGATATTCCCTCGTTCTCGGTGGTGAGGAAGCATGGCGGTCTTGCGTTTGCGGTTTATAAGCCCCGGTCCCAGCGGCATTACGAACAGGCACTCATGCTCCAGGAAACGGATCGCGTGGACATGATTGGGCCGGCCGATTACCGGGAGGGGTCGTCCACGGACATGTGGTTCCAGTCGCAAATCCGCAAGATCGCGACACGCATGCTCGATGAGCGGCGC